The Salvelinus namaycush isolate Seneca chromosome 19, SaNama_1.0, whole genome shotgun sequence DNA window GTTTTAGGGTCTATAGATCCATCTGTGAATATATTCAAGAAAGCATAGTATTGTGTTTTTAAATGTTCACTTACAACAGAATCTACTCCTTCCTTAACAACTTACCCTCTCAAGCAACCTAGCTCTATCCCTGGCTGAGGGAGCAAccaagcagtggaggctgctgagggcatGACGGTTCACAATAATCGCTGGAATGTAACAAATCGAATGGCAAACacttggaaaccatgtgtttgatgtatttgataccatcaCACTtactccgctccagccattaccacaagccaattaaggtgccaccaacccccTGTGCAACCAGTGGGATAGCAGGAAGACACACAGAGGGGCTAAACTCCTTCCCAATCAACCCCATCTCTCTCGCCGTGCCATTGCCTATCCACCCAAAACTTGTACTCAAATTTTGTTCACTTTCCCATTACTCTAGGAGTACCTTTTTTTGTAGGATATGCAATCTTATGTCCTTTTAGATTTACCCATATGTCATGGTTTGTTGCTGTCTATCTTAACTTTAACGGCATCTCTCCCAACTGTACCTGCATTGCTGCCACCGaggaggtcctgagtgctccaCAACATATTCTTAGGGCTTGTCTGAGCTGCTTATCCATATGCCACACTTTTAGGAAGTACATTTCCACTATATCGACATACGAACTACGTTTCCCATAATGCTTCTCGCTTCAGAATATACGTGTTTCTTTTGCGACCAGCTTTCATGCGCAGAAGTTGACCTACAGTCTGAAGAAAATGGCAGCATTAGGACTGGGGCTGCAGGTATGACTTTCGGATGAACGTGAATGTTATGCGATTCATGGCTGGGTTGTTAATTTGAGAATGTATGTATATTATTAATTGGCACAAAATGGATCAATGTGCATTGTTTTGATGTCGTGCAGAAATAGTTATCAACGCACAACACGCGAGGCCTTCTGTGAACTTGACAAGCCCGCTCCGCTAccgttaactagctaatgttaatgACAGCCCGCTAGCTTGTTGAatatagctagctacctagttatGCTTATTTGTCATTTTGCTACGGAGCAATGACATTACTGTTTACTGTTGTCCATAAGACAGGCGCATGACATTGTAGAAAATGTGGTCAAGATTTTTTGCTAGTTCAAAACGATTTTGATAGTTAGCAAGCTATCTTCATTAGCAAACTAACAGCTACTGCACTCCAGACGTCACTGTTATGTATTAATCATTTCCTTTATCATCTCTATCCTTCTTCAGGTGCGTCAATTCAGCACGTCGGTTCTCCGACAAGCTTTGATCAGGGTAAGTAATTATGAAGTTCAACTTCAAATTACCCTTGTCATCTGATCAGTGCAATATTCTGTTCTATGACTGATCATGTCCTTTGGTAATATGATTATCACGCACGCTACAGCTTGAGCAATGTCTGTGGTTCAAGTACGTGGTTGGTTATTGCTTATGTTTGTGTCCGTTTTCTATTTTAGCCCCCCATCGACGTGTATGGGGTCGGAGGCCGCTATGCCACAGCCCTGTTCTCTGCTGCCAGCAAGCAGAAGAAACTGGAACAAGTCGAGAAGGAGATGAGGACGTTGTCGGTGAGTTATCCActgcacctctctctcctgtcttagTACTCTCTGTCCActtgtgtgtaatgtgtatataCACTCTCTATTAACTAGGGAAACATACATTAGTTTGTTAGGCACTGACTGCGGCCACTATCATTTTTGaccagctctctttctctctgtcttttcattctctcaaccaggttctGATCAAGGACCCCAAGCTGTCCAGTATTGTGATGAACCCTCATGTCAAGCGCAGCCTCAAGCTGAAGTTCTTTGGTGCTGCCATGACTAAGGCGAATCTCTCCCCAATAACAGTTAACCTCATCAGTGAGTCGCCCAGCCTAACTAAGTCATACTCCACAGTGCACTCTTGTTCTGGAAACTGCTGTTGTGTAAGACAAATAAATGGGGCTGGTTTGGGGAGGATGACATTGTTTTTCTGCTGTCAAGAGCCTCATCTACCAAACTGTTTAATTTCCTTGTCTTCTGACTCTCTTGACCATCTGAACTGGAAAAAGCGATATGGATGTTACTCCATACCTTTTTTTTGtctccactagttaccacagacGCAGTCAAAGTTGTgtaaattcatgaaaacaaaaatgtgctttttggtctatATTTAAGGTTGGAGTTAGGCATGAGGTAAGCAATGTGGTTACATTTTAggtttaaaatcaaattttaagaGAAATTGTAGTAATGACTTTGGCTGTGGTAAGTAGTGACAACCTACCTTTTTGGTTGGCTAGTTGATACCGGAATATAAAGTAAATGTCAGCTAAGAGTACTGTTTACTGCTCACTAATGATCTTAATTAACTAGTGATACAAAGGAGAGATTAGGAGAAATAGTTGAGTATTTTTGCTTTTGTTATGAGAACATCGTCACCCTTACTAATGTTACTGAATGCAAATGCAGTTTGTGCAAATGTTATTTGTGGCTACTGGCTAAGCCACTGAtgtttcattgttcccctctctcctcagcTGTGTTGGCAGATAATGGTCGCCTGACCCTGACCGCAGATGTCGTTGGCGCCTTTGCGAAAATGATGAGCGCTCACCGTGGCGAGGTCATCTGCACTGTCACCACCGCACATGTACGGTGACCCAccaccatacacacatacacactgtggttgtacagttgaagtcagaagtttacatacaccttagccaaatacatttaaactcggtttttcacaattcctgaaattgaatcctagtaaaaaaaaatccctgttttaggtcagttaggatcaccacttttttttaagaatgtgaattgtcagaataatagtagagagaatgattta harbors:
- the LOC120063741 gene encoding ATP synthase subunit O, mitochondrial-like yields the protein MAALGLGLQVRQFSTSVLRQALIRPPIDVYGVGGRYATALFSAASKQKKLEQVEKEMRTLSVLIKDPKLSSIVMNPHVKRSLKLKFFGAAMTKANLSPITVNLITVLADNGRLTLTADVVGAFAKMMSAHRGEVICTVTTAHPLDEANLAELKVALNGFLAKGETLILETKSDASILGGMIVSIGDKYVDMSTKTKIHKLTKIIRDS